The Limisphaerales bacterium sequence CACGCCAAGCTCCCCGGCCAACGAAGTGCCGAGACTGGCGACCAACATGCCTTGACCAACGTTTGATAGAAATTCACGGCGATGGGTTTGAGTGAGGGGTGTGGATTGTGTCATCATTTTCCTTTCGTTTGGAGTGCTTGCCATAAAGTGTACGCCACAAACGAAAGTACGCCACCAAAAAGTTTGGCTGCCGATGGCGGGGATTTTCCCGTGTCAGCCCCTGATTTTGGTTTGAATCGGCGGGCTTTTTGGCGCAAGAGTTCTGCGTGTGAAGACTGTGTCGCTTACTGAAAAAGAGTTTCCGCTGCCGCTGCTGGGCACCGCCGATTTGCACGGCCCCACCGGGCTGGAAGCGCACGGATTGGAACCGCGCGGCACGGTGCGTTGGAATTACGAGACGCCCGAGCTACAACAGCACGCGATGCGCCGCGGCGAAGGCGATCTTTCTGCGCACGGCGTCTTCACCAGCCGTACCGGCGCGCGCACGGGCCGCTCGCCCAAGGACAAATTCACCGTGTGCGATGACGTCAGCGAGGACACCATTTGGTGGGGCAAAATCAATCAGCCGTGCGAGCCGGAGTTGTTTGATAAAATGCTCGGTCACGCACAGTGGTTTCTTTCGCATCGCGAGGAGCTGTTTGTGCAGGATCTTTTTTGTGGGGCTGATGCGGCCGATGGGGCAAATCGCATCAGCCTGAGGGTGGTCACCGAAAGCGCGTGGCACGCCGCCTTTGCGCGCACGATGATGATCCGCCCCACCGCCGACCAACTCGCCACGCACGAGCCGGAATACACCGTGCTGCACACGCCATATCTCTTGGCCGATCCCGACAGCGTGGACGGCCTCGACTCCAACGCTTTCATTTTACTTTCGCTCAAACACAAGCTCGTTCTCATCGGCGGCACGCAATACGCTGGGGAAATCAAAAAATCTTTGTTTTCCATAATGAACTATCTGCTGCCCGCCACCGGTCAGCTGCCGATGCATTGTTCGTGCAACACAACGGGGGACAACACCGCCGTCTTCTTCGGCCTTTCCGGCACCGGCAAAACCACCCTCTCCGCCGACCCCAACCGCCGCCTCGTGGGGGATGACGAACACGGCTGGACCGACCACGGCATATTCAATTTCGAAGGCGGCTGCTACGCCAAGCTCATCAACCTCAAAGAAAAAGATGAGCCTGCTATTTTCGCCACCACCCGAATGCC is a genomic window containing:
- the pckA gene encoding phosphoenolpyruvate carboxykinase (ATP), which encodes MPLLGTADLHGPTGLEAHGLEPRGTVRWNYETPELQQHAMRRGEGDLSAHGVFTSRTGARTGRSPKDKFTVCDDVSEDTIWWGKINQPCEPELFDKMLGHAQWFLSHREELFVQDLFCGADAADGANRISLRVVTESAWHAAFARTMMIRPTADQLATHEPEYTVLHTPYLLADPDSVDGLDSNAFILLSLKHKLVLIGGTQYAGEIKKSLFSIMNYLLPATGQLPMHCSCNTTGDNTAVFFGLSGTGKTTLSADPNRRLVGDDEHGWTDHGIFNFEGGCYAKLINLKEKDEPAIFATTRMPGTIMENVILGPDDTPDFTNDSLTANTRAAYPIEYIENREPSGTAGHPQNIVFLTCDAFGVLPPIARLTPEQAAYHFISGYTAKVAGTEMDIVTPTATFSTCFGAPFMPRHPGVYAKLLTEKIARHQSQCWLLNTGWIAGGYGQSDRIKIKWTRALLNAALEGHLANVDYKTDNRFGFQIPQACPDVPSEILPPRDTWESPTAYDTQADHLAQMFRDNFQQYAPDTPAPIRNAGPAGTSSTLSQS